A single genomic interval of Oreochromis aureus strain Israel breed Guangdong linkage group 12, ZZ_aureus, whole genome shotgun sequence harbors:
- the atoh1a gene encoding protein atonal homolog 1a, with amino-acid sequence MDGLTVEGWSKGAREVPAMHSRQQSCGSPREVERGGKQQFEESRYEPGLTLVDSDSDPRAWLAPASGTCAAHATSPDYLRHSPCPSTGSYHESGSPGSSGHPSPPSYRKPAKSLTSSSLKVRELCRLKGTLTGPEEEASVRQRAPSHKPVNGIQRQRRVAANARERRRMHGLNHAFDELRSVIPAFDNDKKLSKYETLQMAQIYINALAELLQGPVSSSSSSSSSSSSSNNDISNNTSSPKCDIMLSSTAGYDGMKDRASQSPSTCRAADPAPVSGSSLPVHISGVPFCSSFDESSFSTRVEETMCSPSPSSSARAGCSQFANGRKASPRSDGEFSPHSHFSDSDEIAMELHSSEEDDLSELKLPSHHHRTISF; translated from the exons ATGGATGGCCTAACTGTGGAGGGCTGGAGCAAAGGCGCACGTGAGGTGCCGGCCATGCACTCGCGGCAGCAGAGTTGTGGGagccccagagaggtggagaggGGAGGGAAGCAACAGTTCGAGGAGTCCCGCTACGAACCTGGGCTGACGCTCGTGGACAGCGATAGCGACCCACGCGCCTGGCTGGCTCCCGCTTCTGGCACCTGTGCGGCACACGCCACTTCACCCGACTACCTGCGGCACTCGCCATGTCCGAGTACCGGCTCCTACCACG agaGTGGCTCCCCGGGGTCCTCAGGCCATCCCAGCCCACCGAGCTACAGAAAACCCGCCAAGAGCCTCACGTCTTCTTCTCTCAAAGTCAGGGAGTTGTGTCGCCTTAAAGGCACTCTCACCGGGCCCGAAGAGGAGGCCTCCGTGAGACAGAGAGCCCCCTCCCACAAGCCTGTCAACGGGATCCAAAGGCAAAGGAGAGTGGCTGCCAACGCGCGCGAGAGAAGGCGAATGCACGGGCTCAACCATGCGTTTGATGAGCTGCGCAGCGTCATCCCAGCGTTTGACAACGACAAGAAGCTCTCGAAGTATGAAACTCTGCAGATGGCGCAGATTTACATCAACGCCCTCGCCGAGCTTCTCCAAGGTCCggtgtcctcctcctcctcctcctcttcctccagcagcagcagtaataACGACATCTCCAACAACACCAGCTCGCCAAAGTGTGACATTATGCTCTCATCCACCGCTGGTTATGACGGAATGAAGGACAGGGCCTCTCAGTCTCCCTCAACCTGCAGAGCAGCGGACCCTGCGCCCGTTTCAGGTAGCAGCTTACCTGTGCACATCAGCGGGGTGCCCTTCTGTTCCTCCTTCGACGAAAGTTCGTTTTCCACTAGAGTTGAAGAAACAATGTGTTCCCCGTCTCCTTCGTCATCTGCTCGGGCGGGCTGTTCGCAGTTCGCAAATGGGAGGAAAGCGTCTCCCCGGAGCGACGGAGAGTTTTCCCCGCACTCCCACTTCAGTGACTCGGATGAAATAGCGATGGAGCTTCATTCGAGTGAAGAAGACGATCTTTCAGAACTGAAGCTGCCCTCACACCATCACCGCACAATTTCCTTCTAA